One window from the genome of Halostella litorea encodes:
- a CDS encoding Na(+)/H(+) antiporter subunit D: MVEFAFTAVPPAVPVLAVALLLPLLSRRVGHALGALTAAAVMAWSYLVPAGAHLSDVAFLGFDAVLFNVDPFSRLMGTIFGLIGAAAVVYSYYSGAENIQTAYALTYVGSSLGAVFAGDWLTLIFFWELMAVTSTLLVWHHGGEAVRAGFRYALLHGIGGSLLMAAIVWHYVEVGTFLFASVPGGPATAGITAGLPAAMAALGIGINVGFIGLHAWLPDTYPRPHVAASVFLCVYTTKTGVYGMYRAFPEGHVWIAYMGGAMAVFGALFALFQNDMRRLLSYHIQSQVGYMVAGVGIGGALAQAGAFAHVFNHILYKGLLFMTAGVVVYRTGRENLMKLGGLSRQMPITATAFTVAALSIAGFPGFNGFVSKGIVISASHYDFHGVVHFGGHTGLGWLLLIGGVGTFMSFIKFGYYAFFHGEYDGDVADANAGQSVAMVAVAALCVVFGLVPGALFGLLPFDVTDGAVVSHVYHTYTVSHIAEGVALAAAGLVGFFATKKPLSKLGRVPDVDAVYAPLSFYGTRGLVRGVTETYAAVDRAAVAVATAAMATARDPRRLTGRLPADTTEIGLDAEEGHVPMDTTVGTSVLILTLVAALALVVLFA, from the coding sequence ATGGTCGAGTTCGCGTTCACGGCCGTCCCGCCCGCGGTGCCGGTACTGGCCGTCGCGCTGTTGCTCCCGCTGCTTTCGCGGCGCGTGGGCCACGCGCTCGGCGCGCTGACCGCGGCGGCCGTCATGGCGTGGTCGTACCTCGTGCCCGCGGGCGCGCACCTGAGCGACGTCGCGTTCCTCGGGTTCGACGCGGTGCTTTTCAACGTCGACCCGTTCTCGCGGCTGATGGGGACCATCTTCGGCCTCATCGGCGCCGCCGCCGTCGTCTACTCGTACTACAGCGGCGCGGAGAACATCCAGACGGCGTACGCACTGACCTACGTCGGCTCCAGCCTCGGGGCCGTGTTCGCCGGCGACTGGCTCACGCTCATCTTCTTCTGGGAGCTGATGGCCGTCACCAGCACGCTGCTCGTGTGGCACCACGGCGGCGAGGCGGTGCGGGCCGGCTTCCGCTACGCCCTGCTGCACGGCATCGGCGGGAGCCTGCTGATGGCCGCCATCGTCTGGCACTACGTCGAGGTGGGGACGTTCCTCTTCGCCTCGGTGCCGGGCGGTCCGGCGACTGCGGGCATCACCGCCGGCCTGCCCGCCGCGATGGCGGCGCTGGGCATCGGCATCAACGTCGGCTTCATCGGGCTGCACGCCTGGCTGCCGGACACGTACCCGCGCCCCCACGTCGCGGCGAGCGTGTTCCTCTGCGTGTACACCACCAAGACCGGCGTGTACGGCATGTACCGCGCGTTCCCGGAGGGACACGTCTGGATCGCCTACATGGGCGGCGCGATGGCCGTCTTCGGCGCGCTGTTCGCGCTGTTCCAGAACGACATGCGCCGCCTGCTCTCCTACCACATCCAGTCGCAGGTCGGCTACATGGTCGCCGGCGTCGGCATCGGCGGCGCGCTCGCCCAGGCCGGCGCGTTCGCCCACGTGTTCAACCACATCCTCTACAAGGGCCTGCTGTTCATGACCGCCGGCGTCGTCGTCTACCGCACCGGCCGGGAGAACCTGATGAAACTCGGCGGCCTATCCCGGCAGATGCCGATCACCGCGACAGCCTTCACCGTCGCGGCGCTGTCTATCGCCGGTTTCCCCGGGTTCAACGGCTTCGTCAGCAAGGGGATCGTCATCTCGGCGAGCCACTACGACTTCCACGGCGTCGTCCACTTCGGGGGGCACACCGGCCTCGGCTGGCTCCTGCTCATCGGGGGCGTCGGCACGTTCATGTCGTTCATCAAATTCGGCTACTACGCCTTCTTCCACGGCGAGTACGACGGGGACGTGGCCGACGCCAACGCCGGGCAGAGCGTCGCGATGGTCGCCGTCGCCGCGCTATGCGTCGTCTTCGGCCTGGTTCCGGGGGCGCTGTTCGGCCTCCTGCCGTTCGACGTGACCGACGGCGCGGTCGTCTCGCACGTCTACCACACGTACACCGTCTCCCACATCGCCGAGGGGGTCGCCCTCGCGGCCGCCGGCCTCGTCGGGTTCTTCGCGACGAAGAAGCCGCTGTCGAAGCTCGGGCGCGTCCCGGACGTCGACGCCGTCTACGCGCCGCTGTCGTTCTACGGCACCCGCGGCCTCGTCCGCGGCGTCACCGAGACGTACGCGGCCGTCGACCGCGCCGCCGTCGCCGTCGCGACCGCCGCGATGGCGACCGCGCGGGACCCGCGCCGCCTCACCGGCCGCCTCCCTGCGGACACGACCGAGATCGGACTCGACGCCGAGGAGGGCCACGTCCCGATGGACACGACCGTCGGCACCAGCGTCCTGATCCTCACGCTCGTCGCCGCGCTGGCGCTGGTCGTGCTGTTCGCGTAG
- a CDS encoding cation:proton antiporter encodes MTDSLRPLAAVLAAALPIVAIVASHRRPNVREGWSVAAALATFGVVASMVPGVLDGAVYVTNLGTFVFGVEFALRADALGVLFALLASFLWVVTTFYSVGYMRGLDEHAQTRYFASFAASVAAAVGVAFGSNLLVLFVFYELLTVATYPLVTHDEDAEARAAGRKYLTYTFGGGVAVLAGTVLVYWLTGTVAFSPGGIEGLASANETYARATFALLAGGFGVKAALMPMHSWLPDAMVAPTPVSGLLHAVAVVKSGVFGLARVVLDVFGPETVADLGVGVVLAAVAAFTLLVASVIALRQDNLKRRLAYSTVSQLSYIVLGLGVGAYDASGLALTGGLLHIPAHAFMKLTLFFCAGAIHVETHTDDISDMAGIGRRMPLTMAAFGVASLGMAGIPLLAGFVSKWYLLLGSVGAGYPVFAVALLVSGVLNIAYFWPVVYQAFFQTADDSDAKPVIENPFGGHPAGGGASPGEARADGGRPADDGDADGGADEGEYAVDRNPSDHIDDAGADGTVTDAADDHHSYEDHADEGPAHHDAHGDHDHHGGPPAGGWDRRGFGEESTWFMLGPISTAALGAVLLGVVPHAAVFLRIVDLVVTGVMG; translated from the coding sequence ATGACAGACTCACTCAGACCGCTCGCCGCGGTTCTCGCGGCCGCGCTCCCCATCGTCGCCATCGTCGCGTCGCACCGCCGGCCGAACGTCCGCGAGGGCTGGTCCGTCGCGGCCGCCCTCGCCACCTTCGGTGTCGTCGCGAGCATGGTCCCGGGGGTGCTCGACGGCGCCGTCTACGTCACGAACCTCGGGACGTTCGTGTTCGGCGTCGAGTTCGCGCTGCGGGCCGACGCGCTGGGCGTCCTCTTTGCCCTGCTCGCGAGCTTCCTGTGGGTCGTCACGACGTTCTACAGCGTCGGCTACATGCGCGGGCTGGACGAGCACGCCCAGACGCGGTACTTCGCCTCCTTCGCCGCCAGCGTGGCGGCCGCGGTCGGCGTCGCGTTCGGGTCGAACCTGCTCGTGCTGTTCGTGTTCTACGAACTGCTGACGGTCGCGACGTACCCGCTGGTCACCCACGACGAGGATGCCGAGGCCCGCGCCGCCGGCCGGAAGTACCTCACGTACACGTTCGGCGGCGGCGTCGCGGTGCTCGCCGGCACCGTCCTCGTCTACTGGCTGACCGGCACCGTCGCGTTCTCGCCGGGCGGCATCGAGGGGCTGGCGTCGGCCAACGAGACGTACGCCCGCGCCACCTTCGCCCTGCTGGCGGGCGGCTTCGGCGTCAAGGCGGCGCTGATGCCGATGCACTCCTGGCTCCCGGACGCGATGGTCGCGCCGACGCCCGTCTCCGGCCTGCTGCACGCGGTCGCGGTCGTCAAGAGCGGCGTCTTCGGTCTCGCGCGCGTCGTCCTCGACGTGTTCGGGCCGGAGACGGTCGCGGACCTGGGCGTCGGCGTCGTGCTGGCCGCCGTGGCCGCGTTCACGCTGCTTGTCGCGAGCGTCATCGCGCTCCGGCAGGACAACCTGAAGCGCCGGCTCGCCTACTCGACGGTGAGCCAGCTCTCCTACATCGTGCTCGGCCTCGGCGTCGGCGCGTACGACGCCTCGGGGCTGGCGCTGACGGGCGGCCTGCTCCATATCCCCGCCCACGCGTTCATGAAGCTCACCCTGTTCTTCTGTGCGGGCGCGATCCACGTCGAGACCCACACCGACGACATCAGCGACATGGCCGGGATCGGCAGACGGATGCCGCTGACGATGGCGGCGTTCGGCGTCGCCAGCCTCGGGATGGCCGGCATCCCGCTGCTCGCCGGCTTCGTCAGCAAGTGGTACCTCCTGCTCGGCAGCGTCGGCGCCGGCTACCCGGTGTTCGCGGTCGCGCTGCTCGTCTCCGGCGTGTTGAACATCGCGTACTTCTGGCCGGTCGTCTACCAGGCGTTCTTCCAGACGGCCGACGACTCGGACGCAAAGCCCGTCATCGAGAACCCGTTCGGCGGCCACCCGGCCGGCGGCGGTGCCAGCCCCGGCGAGGCGCGCGCCGACGGGGGACGGCCGGCCGACGACGGCGACGCGGACGGTGGCGCGGACGAGGGCGAGTACGCCGTCGACCGCAACCCGAGCGACCACATCGACGACGCGGGTGCGGACGGGACGGTCACCGACGCGGCGGACGACCACCACAGCTACGAGGACCACGCCGATGAGGGCCCCGCGCACCACGACGCCCACGGGGACCACGACCACCACGGCGGCCCGCCGGCCGGCGGCTGGGACCGCCGCGGCTTCGGCGAGGAGAGCACGTGGTTCATGCTCGGCCCCATCTCGACGGCGGCGCTGGGCGCGGTACTGCTCGGCGTCGTCCCGCACGCGGCCGTGTTCCTGCGGATCGTCGACCTCGTCGTGACGGGGGTGATGGGCTGA
- a CDS encoding monovalent cation/H+ antiporter subunit D family protein, translating to MSDLPALLVAVPIVAGVIALVTGQWRARAAWAVALVAAAAQVGMAGLLAATVFRDGTVSYEVGSFAAPYGIELVVDGLSASVAVLVAVVALGVLVYSRVAGPHTPAFHTEYLLLVAGLSGMSITGDVFNLYVFLEITGLTAYALVASGDSGRAAVGALKYLIVGTVGASLYLLGIGYAFVATGTLNMADMSTKLAEVGYADPLVLTAFGLIVTGLAVKSAIFPLHTWQPEAYAGAPDSVSAFVAALVSTVSAYAIARLIVSVFTVDFLREVPMAREFVVALAGVSVVAGSALAVMQSEVKRMLAYSSVSQFGLVVAAFAMATESAFVGGAIHLLGHAVMKGGLFLAAGAIAAATGARRVSEYRGLAGRRPVLAGSFAVLALSMVGVPPAVGFVGKWYIALAAVEAEAWPIAVVILASTLLTLAYFARVIERMYFAAAPAAAAAEGAAEPTPDAAVADGAGGPLSGRRSPRSDGGDAEGSAALTPGIVALVALVAVLSVALGLVATEYAQVLEQTLPPLLSP from the coding sequence ATGAGTGACCTGCCGGCGCTGCTCGTCGCGGTCCCCATCGTCGCCGGGGTCATCGCGCTCGTCACCGGGCAGTGGCGCGCGCGGGCCGCCTGGGCCGTCGCGCTGGTCGCCGCCGCCGCGCAGGTCGGGATGGCCGGCCTGCTCGCGGCGACGGTGTTCCGCGACGGCACGGTGTCGTACGAGGTGGGGAGCTTCGCCGCCCCGTACGGCATCGAACTCGTCGTCGACGGGCTGTCGGCGTCGGTCGCCGTCCTGGTGGCCGTCGTCGCGCTCGGCGTGCTCGTCTACTCGCGGGTCGCCGGGCCGCACACGCCCGCGTTCCACACGGAGTACCTCCTGCTGGTCGCCGGGCTCTCCGGGATGAGCATCACCGGCGACGTGTTCAACCTGTACGTGTTCCTGGAGATCACCGGGCTGACCGCGTACGCGCTGGTCGCCTCGGGCGACTCCGGGCGGGCCGCGGTCGGGGCGCTGAAGTACCTGATCGTCGGCACCGTCGGCGCGTCGCTGTACCTGCTCGGCATCGGCTACGCCTTCGTCGCCACCGGCACGCTGAACATGGCAGACATGTCGACGAAGCTCGCGGAGGTGGGGTACGCGGACCCGCTCGTCCTCACCGCGTTCGGGCTGATCGTGACCGGGCTGGCGGTCAAGTCGGCCATCTTCCCGCTGCACACCTGGCAGCCCGAGGCGTACGCCGGCGCGCCCGACAGCGTCAGCGCCTTCGTCGCCGCGCTGGTGTCGACGGTGTCGGCGTACGCCATCGCGCGGCTGATCGTCTCCGTGTTCACCGTCGACTTCCTCCGGGAGGTCCCGATGGCGCGGGAGTTCGTCGTCGCGCTCGCCGGCGTCAGCGTCGTCGCCGGGAGCGCCCTCGCGGTCATGCAAAGCGAGGTAAAGCGGATGCTGGCGTACTCGTCGGTGTCCCAGTTCGGCCTCGTCGTCGCCGCGTTCGCGATGGCGACCGAGTCGGCGTTCGTCGGCGGCGCGATCCACCTGCTCGGCCACGCCGTCATGAAGGGCGGCCTGTTCCTGGCCGCGGGGGCCATCGCCGCGGCGACCGGCGCGCGGCGTGTCTCCGAGTACCGCGGGCTGGCCGGCAGGCGGCCGGTGCTGGCCGGCTCCTTCGCCGTCCTCGCGCTGTCGATGGTCGGCGTCCCGCCGGCGGTCGGCTTCGTCGGCAAGTGGTACATCGCGCTGGCCGCCGTAGAGGCCGAGGCGTGGCCCATCGCGGTCGTCATCCTGGCGAGCACGCTGCTGACGCTCGCGTACTTCGCCCGGGTGATAGAGCGGATGTACTTCGCCGCCGCCCCGGCGGCGGCCGCGGCCGAGGGGGCCGCCGAACCGACGCCCGACGCGGCGGTCGCCGACGGCGCGGGCGGGCCGCTCTCGGGCCGCCGGTCGCCGCGGTCCGACGGCGGCGACGCCGAGGGGTCGGCCGCGCTCACCCCCGGGATCGTCGCGCTGGTCGCGCTGGTCGCCGTCCTGTCGGTCGCGCTCGGCCTCGTCGCGACCGAGTACGCACAGGTGTTAGAACAGACCCTCCCCCCACTCCTCTCACCATGA
- a CDS encoding cation:proton antiporter subunit C, translating to MFDLLVTRYNYVAVALLLGIGVYMMIENANLVKKVIGMNVFQTGIFLFFITSAYVEGGAPPLVHHGGEAGEYVSPLPHVLILTAIVVGVSLTAVALALIVRIYAEYGTLDENVLREVRADE from the coding sequence CTGTTCGACCTGCTGGTGACGCGCTACAACTACGTCGCCGTCGCCCTGCTGTTGGGGATCGGCGTGTACATGATGATAGAGAACGCCAACCTCGTGAAGAAGGTCATCGGGATGAACGTGTTCCAGACCGGCATCTTCCTGTTTTTCATCACCTCGGCGTACGTCGAGGGCGGGGCCCCGCCGCTGGTCCACCACGGCGGGGAGGCCGGCGAGTACGTCAGCCCGCTGCCCCACGTGCTCATCCTGACGGCCATCGTCGTCGGCGTGAGCCTCACCGCGGTGGCGCTCGCGCTCATCGTCCGGATCTACGCGGAGTACGGCACGTTAGACGAGAACGTGCTCCGGGAGGTGCGCGCCGATGAGTGA
- a CDS encoding MnhB domain-containing protein produces the protein MSYEDQPAYVESTIIMTTVRVVAPFVLTLGLFVMFHGAESAGGGFQGGVVVGSVILMLAFAFGIEAVREWLNPAMVLGVVGLGVVTFAAIGFGSVALGGAFLEYGEYGPPGLVKYGIELVELGIGAIVTGVIVGLFFLVAGGFDANDGEEGSA, from the coding sequence ATGAGCTACGAAGACCAGCCCGCATACGTCGAGAGTACGATCATCATGACTACCGTCAGGGTCGTCGCGCCGTTCGTCCTGACGCTTGGCCTGTTCGTCATGTTCCACGGGGCGGAGTCGGCCGGCGGCGGGTTCCAGGGCGGCGTCGTCGTCGGCTCCGTCATCCTGATGCTCGCGTTCGCGTTCGGGATCGAGGCCGTCAGGGAGTGGTTGAACCCCGCGATGGTCCTCGGCGTCGTCGGCCTCGGCGTGGTGACGTTCGCCGCCATCGGGTTCGGCTCGGTGGCGCTCGGCGGCGCGTTCCTCGAGTACGGCGAGTACGGCCCGCCCGGCCTCGTGAAGTACGGCATCGAACTCGTCGAACTCGGCATCGGCGCGATAGTGACGGGCGTCATCGTCGGCCTGTTTTTCCTCGTCGCCGGCGGCTTCGACGCTAACGACGGGGAGGAGGGGTCGGCATGA
- a CDS encoding DUF4040 domain-containing protein, with protein sequence MVSVLELATLAAVLVTAVTAALLRDVLGAIIAFAAYSLTVSILWVFLQAPDVALTEAAVGAGVMTILFLLTIVRTVRPPTDHLFESVGWRGVAAGGALTSLLLVTVPSLPAIGSESSVTTGEVTGYYLEHAYADTHIENVVTAVLAAYRGFDTLGEAVVVFAAGVAVLVVLRQEEFV encoded by the coding sequence ATGGTGTCGGTACTGGAACTCGCGACGCTCGCCGCGGTGCTCGTGACGGCCGTGACGGCCGCGCTCCTGCGGGACGTGCTCGGCGCGATCATCGCCTTCGCCGCGTACAGCCTCACCGTCTCCATCCTGTGGGTGTTCCTGCAGGCGCCCGACGTGGCGCTGACGGAGGCGGCGGTCGGCGCGGGCGTGATGACGATACTGTTCCTGCTCACCATCGTCCGGACGGTCCGGCCGCCGACCGACCACCTGTTCGAGTCGGTCGGCTGGCGCGGCGTCGCGGCGGGCGGCGCGCTGACGTCCCTGCTGCTCGTCACCGTCCCCTCCCTGCCGGCCATCGGGAGCGAGTCGTCCGTGACGACCGGCGAGGTGACGGGGTACTACCTCGAACACGCCTACGCAGACACGCACATCGAGAACGTCGTGACGGCGGTGCTGGCGGCCTACCGCGGCTTCGACACGCTCGGCGAGGCCGTGGTCGTGTTCGCCGCGGGTGTCGCCGTCCTCGTCGTCCTGCGACAGGAGGAGTTCGTATGA
- the mnhG gene encoding monovalent cation/H(+) antiporter subunit G: protein MTPTEIAVVALAAGGVFFTLVAVVGLLRLPDLYTRAHAASKSDTLGAVLALGAAALSFGAGVPTVKIVLLLLFMFITNPTAAHAITRAAYDQGIEPWTADEEGER from the coding sequence ATGACGCCGACCGAGATTGCCGTCGTCGCCCTCGCGGCCGGCGGGGTCTTTTTCACCCTCGTCGCGGTGGTCGGCCTGCTGCGGCTGCCGGACCTGTACACCCGGGCCCACGCCGCCTCGAAGAGCGACACGCTCGGCGCGGTGCTCGCGCTCGGCGCGGCGGCGCTCTCCTTCGGGGCCGGCGTCCCGACGGTCAAGATCGTGTTGTTGCTCCTGTTCATGTTCATCACGAACCCGACGGCCGCCCACGCGATCACCCGGGCGGCGTACGACCAGGGGATCGAACCGTGGACCGCCGACGAGGAGGGTGAGCGCTGA
- a CDS encoding cation:proton antiporter, which yields MSAVTGLVGDVLVAAAGAIATLTAVVLYRVARGPTMQDRVIAVNVIGSNTVVIIALLAAAFGEPGFLDVALIYALLNFLMSIAISKFTVERGGII from the coding sequence GTGAGCGCGGTGACCGGCCTTGTCGGCGACGTGCTCGTCGCCGCCGCGGGAGCCATCGCCACGCTCACCGCCGTCGTCCTCTACCGCGTCGCCCGGGGGCCGACGATGCAGGACCGGGTGATCGCCGTCAACGTCATCGGGTCGAACACGGTCGTCATCATCGCCCTGCTGGCGGCGGCGTTCGGCGAACCCGGGTTCCTCGACGTGGCGCTCATCTACGCCCTGCTGAACTTCCTGATGAGCATCGCCATCTCCAAGTTCACGGTCGAGCGAGGGGGTATCATATGA